A portion of the Pseudomonadota bacterium genome contains these proteins:
- a CDS encoding type II toxin-antitoxin system RelE/ParE family toxin yields MFKVHWARIAEEDLTNIILYIAEDSPTNARVIFNKIKAKASSLTQFPERGRIVPELQEQGLFLYRELIVVPWRIIFRISEKKVYILSVIDSRQNVEDILLKRLTK; encoded by the coding sequence AGAATTGCAGAAGAAGATCTAACAAATATAATCTTGTATATTGCCGAAGATAGTCCAACAAATGCCAGAGTAATATTCAACAAAATAAAAGCAAAAGCATCAAGCCTTACACAGTTTCCTGAAAGGGGTCGCATTGTACCAGAGCTTCAAGAGCAAGGTTTGTTTTTGTACAGAGAACTCATTGTGGTTCCGTGGAGAATAATTTTCAGGATTTCAGAAAAAAAAGTTTACATCTTGTCCGTAATAGATTCACGCCAGAACGTTGAAGACATTCTTCTAAAAAGATTAACAAAATAA